Sequence from the Cucumis sativus cultivar 9930 chromosome 1, Cucumber_9930_V3, whole genome shotgun sequence genome:
GTGAGTGCATTCAAAACATAACTTAGCTGTTAGGGGAAATACCTTTCCTTTTGGGGAAATTAGTACAACTCCAATCCCATGTCCCAACTCATTTGAGGCACCATCAAAAAGCATAATCCAAGTCTCATGATCCGTAGCAtcattttcaactaaaaatatgttttcatcAGGAAAATCAACGCTCATTGGCTCGTAATCTGCTACTGGTTGGGCAGCTAAATGATCAGCAAGCGCACTTCCCTTTATTGCTTTTTTAGTAACATAAACAATATCATACTCTGACAACAAAACTTGCCACTTTGCAATTCTACCAGATAATGACGGTTTctcaaaaatgtattttattggATCCATTTTTGAAATAAGCCATGTCGTATGATATAACATATATTGCCTCAAACGGTGAGCGGTCCATACCAAAGCACAACAAGTTCGCTCTAACATTGAGTATTTCGACTCATAATCGGTGAATTTTTtgcttaaataataaatagcatGCTCTTTCTTTCCTGATAAGTCATGTTGTCCTAGAACACCACCCATAGAACCTTCTAAAACCGTCAAGTATAGGATTAACGGCCGTCCTGGAGCTGGAGGTATCAATACAGGTGGGCTTTGTAGATattgcttaattttgttgaaagctTCTTCACAATCCTCATTCCATTTTCCTGGATTATTTTTACGTAAAAGCTTGAAGATTGGTTCGCAAGTTGGGGTCAAATGTGAGATAAATCTGGATATGTAATTCAGTCTTCCAAGAAAGGCTCGAACTTCTTTTTCCGTTTCAGGGGATGGCATGTCCATGATAGCCTTCACTTTATCTGGGTCTACTTTGATCCCTTCTTCACTGACAATGAATCCCAACAGTTTTCCCGAGGTTGCCCCAAATGTACATTTGGAtggatttaatttcaattgatacTTTCTCAACCGATCGAATAATTTTTGAAGTATAGTTGTATGATCTTCATTTGCCTTGGATTTTgcaatcatatcatcaacatacacCTCTATTTCCTTATGCATCATATCATGAAAAAGTGTAACCATTGCTCGCTGATATGTTGCCCCGGcatttttcaaaccaaaaggCATTACTTTGTAGCAAAATGTTCCCCAAAGGGTaatgaatgttgttttttctctatcttcttcagccattttgatttgattatatccTGAGAAACCATCCATGAAGGAGAAAGTTGAATATCCTGCAGTGTTATCCACCAACATGTCGATGTGAGGTAAAGGGAAGTTATCTTTTGGACTAGCTCGATTTAAATCTCTATAGTCCACACACATTCTCACTTTTCCGTCTTTTTTAGGTACTGGAACAATATTTGCCACCCATTCAGGATATTTGGAGACTATGAGGAATCCtgcttcaatttgtttttgtacttcctctttcattttaatcaatatatcAGGCTTCATTTTACGTAGCTTTTGTCTTACTGGATTGCATTCTGGCTTCAAAGGAACACGATGTACTACAATATCCGTATTTAACCCCGGCATATCCTGATAACTCCAAGCAAAAATATCTGAGTACTCACGTaacaaattgattattttttttcgagtTTCACTGGTCATTGATGTGCCAATTTTTACCTCTTTTGATTCCTCCTGAGAACCCAAATTGATTACTTCAACTAGCTCTTGGTGAGGACCTAAGaccttatcttcttcttctactaatCTTAACAGTTCTGAGGATATTCTCCCAGCATTTTCATCGTCACTCTCTTTGTCAGATTCCATAGTGTATATTAAGGTATCAAGGGTAGAACTGGAATTACTAACATCTTCGTTCTTATGAATGTtgtctatgaaaaagtttggacttttgtgtttaatttgcaagatgcaagaaagaaagcagagagaagaagaaattagaaagaatgaaaggaaaatgcgaaaatttcattaaataacaagaaagaggaaaaaaaaaagtacattccATTTTgtaaagcaaacaaaatacTGTGGCCTTAAGTAGAACCAactagaaaattaaaacaaataaaagtttaatcatTACTCTTGAAAATCTCCAGAAAATGTAGGTAGGTCTACAACATCCCAATTGTTAAGCTCAAAATTAGGTGGACATGCATAAACTGTTTCATCTTCAAATGATGCTTCTTGTGCCACTGCTGCAATTGATAAACTCTCCATCTTTGTTAACAAACAATGTTTTGAATCAGAGTCACGTGATGAGTAACTTATACCAGCACTCTTGAAAGTATCATATAATGCTGGTATAAATTTTAGACTTGGATCAAACACCATCATCCCTTGCTTTTCCAAacaccttttcttcttttctttttgaagcctaattttatcatatacgTTTGGCATATAACCCAAACCAAATCTCCCTTCATTGCTTGGTGTATTTAGAAGTGTTTCCAAGCTTTGATTCAAACCATATCCTCCACTTCTCATCATCCTTTTTGTCGTAACTTTAGGCATGTGTGACTTTATTACTTCACCTGCAGTTGCTTCCATCATAGTTGCATGAGCAATTTCAAAAGAGCGAAAAGAACACTCTAAAGCTTCTTCTGTTGCCTCCACATATGGGGTTGATATCGGTTTTGTTATCAGAAAATCTTCCTCTCCCATTAAACAAATCATCTTACTCccaacaataaatttcaatttttgatgCAATGTAGATGGCACCACTCCTGCAGAGTGAATCCAAGGACGACCTAACAAAAAGCTGTAAGTAGGtgttatctccattacttgaAAGACTATATTGAAAGTACATGGGCCAATTTTGATTGGTAATTCAATGTCACCAATTACTTCTCTTCGTGATCCATCAAAAGCTCTCACTACCATAGTACTTGATTTGATGTATGACATGTCCACTGGGAGCTTTAATAGTGTAGATTTAGGCATTATATTAAGAGCTGAACCGTTATCCACTAAAACTCTTGCTATAACATAATCCTTGTACTTCACTTGAATATGCAGTGCTTTTATATGGCCTAAACCTTCAGGGGAATTTCATCATCCGTGAAGACTATAGAATTTGAAGACGTAATGCTTCCAATAATTCCGCTGAACTTTTCCACTGAAATGTCATGTCCAACATGTGCCttattcaaaatatctaatagCACTTTGCGATGAGGCTctgaatttaaaaacaaagataataaagaaattcgAGCTGGAGTATTATGCATTTGCTCTATGATCTTATACTCActttgttttactattttcaagAATTCGTTTGCTGCCTCATCTGTAACAGGTTTTTTGCATTCTATATCTTTTGTGACAGACATCTCTACATCCTGCTCTTTGTCATGTTCattcacatttcttttctcactTTTCCTCCCTTGCCCCAATGTTAAACTACTTGAAGGAGCTGTTAAATTATCTGGTTTATAACATCTTCCACTTCGAGTTATCCCGCTGATTCCTGTAATATTATCAACTGAAGGACCTGTAATGACTTGGCAATCATACCGCCATGGCACCGCTTTCAAATccttaaatttgaaaggacTCGGTACTTCGACAATGAGTTGTTTAGGATTGCAAGAACTTGATTTATTACGATTTTCTTGATAAAAGACTGTCAAAGGCCTTGGTAAAAAgggattttccttttttgcaaCTTCACCCATTAATGTAcatattttattgtctttcaTCTCATCTTTTCCTTGTCCTTCGTATACTGTGAGTATCTTCGAATCCATAAATTGTTGTACTTTAGATCTAAATGTACAACATCGTTGGATAGGTGGCCTGCAACTCCTTGATGGAATATACAACGTTTGCCTTCATCGTATCCTTCGTATCTTATATTGGGGTCTAAATACTCCAAACTAACATATCCTGCTTCAAAAAGACCTTCAAAAAGTGTTTCCATAGGCATCCTTATCTCATGAACTTCATTTTTACACTTTCCAACAAAACAATCTATCGCAttcacttttgaattttcatgatTAGGAAGTGGATTGTTGTTGACATCCGGCTTCTCACCAGCTTTTTTGAAGCTCAACCATCCAGCATTAATTAAAGATTGCACCTTCCTTTTCAAAGCTAAACAATTTTCAGTTGAGTGTCCCACTCCTCCGGCATGATAATCACATCGAGCATTTGGATCATACCATTTTGGATAAGGAGGTTGTATAGGATTTATTGGGATAGGAGCTAACTGTCGATTATGAACTAGCTGAGGTAAAAGCTCTGTATATGTCATAGGAATTGGGTCAAATCGAAATGTTTCTGAGTTGGTCTTGCTACCCTGACCTTGTACAAACGGTcgagaaaagtttgaatttacaAGTTTTGGGGCTCCAGAGGGAGAGTGGGTTGGTACATAGTTGTTATAAGGGATATGAGTAACATTGCTTATATATGAAGGAAAACTTTGGTCATGTTTTCTTTGGCCAAAAGTTGATTTGTGGTTCCCTAAATTAGGAAAACCAATTGCATGAACctcaccttctttcttcttaggTGTTGCTCCTTTCTTTAATCCACCATACTCAGCTGAAGTCTCTATTAACCTCCCATGTTTTATCCcatattcaattctttcaccaataacaataatgtcagAAAAATTGGTTGTAGCATTACCAATCATTCGATCATAGAACGGCGCCCGCAAAGtattcataaacataaatgtCATTTCTTTGTCTGTTAATGGTGGTTGAACCTCTGCGGCTATATCTCTCCATCGTTGAGCATATTCTTTAAAGCTTTCTgaacttttcttctccatccgttgtaagtctaaacgatctggagccatatcaatattatgtttGTATTGCTTTAGAAATGCATCAGCTAAATCCTTCCAAACATGAATGTGTGCATTATCTAATTGAATATACCATCGAGTAGCTGGACCAGTCAAACTGTCCTGAAAGCAATGGATCAACAATTTATCATTACCAATATGCGCTGCCATCTTTCTACAATACATTATAAGATGACTCCTTGGACACGATGATccatcatatttgtcaaattcggaactttaaactttgttgGAATGATCAAACCCGGTACTAAACACAACTGTGTTGCATCTATATTTCCATAAACATCAGTCCCTTCAATTGCTCGCAATCTTTCTTCCAAAACATCTAGTTTTTGCTTAGCCGGAGTGTTTTCATTTTGCCCCATGTCTTGAATTTTAGCCTGAGCTTCCAATTGTTCTATATCTGGGACAGGAGGTGGAACATCAAAAAGTGGATTCATAGCAACATAATGTTGAGCAGTTTGAGACTGTGTAGCGTTCATGTGGCGTGGCGTAAATCCTGGGGGATAAATGGGATCATCGGTGTCTTGAACCGGATTACTTGATTGTGCTGTTTCTACGAcgacttttccttttcctgcTGAAAGCAATTCcagtatttttgaaacttgttCCCAAGATTATTAATATCTTGTCTCATTTTATCCATGTCTTTATCTTGTTCTCCATGATTCGACTTCTATACCGTGTATTGTAAGTATGGAGAATTGGAGTAGGACGAgctatgtttttctttgattattaTGAGAACTTTGAAGACCAAAGagtaaaaggaaagaaaaaaaataattaaataaataaataataaattcaaatacaataaatcaacacaaaatataaacttggcaaaaaaaaaaaaatgataataacaataataatgaaatgcAATAACAACAACTTTGTTcataatagcaaaataaacagCTTAATAAAAACGACCAAAATGTCCAAGTTCTCTGCATATCATCTTTAAGAATCTATTAAGATCATCTGAATGTGGTcgtattgagaaaaaattaatccTTAAATCAGCTGCCCATTCCGCAAAACCATTTGCTCTTCTAGACACTATTCTGAGAAATCCAATTGTTTGATCTACACGTTCAACTAACGTTTGAAAATCTCTCCTTTGCAAGTCATAATCAACCTTCATTTGCATGTAATCTGTCTTCAATAATTTGTATTCTTGCACTATTCTctcacttgaattttgaaatgcaGTAAGCTGATGGTGTAAGGAATCAGCATAATTTT
This genomic interval carries:
- the LOC101203611 gene encoding LOW QUALITY PROTEIN: uncharacterized protein LOC101203611 (The sequence of the model RefSeq protein was modified relative to this genomic sequence to represent the inferred CDS: inserted 4 bases in 4 codons), encoding MDAFESSNLQMWRFHSVPLLGPWGGVNYTPLLVLRQVWLKQFIPPTHNLQDSDFAYDHEDCQRKKHRAVCAWKSVRKIKDKGHYEGVTSGYEAWQTNRRKNVIYTLREVVERVEEPSSEQPDQWVEKITKLEEKNRLLEQENEKLQKETSQWIDHATFLQRELEKTKSFLKNQDKLEKNLEVLDEEMRRMNKSNRSLKNEKTILQATVESQDEYIKDLENMKEYYLELVNDLKSSIGKREAQIVDLEVHNCSLRQTVDSLHVKMVEHSEDYKILKNYADSLHHQLTAFQNSSERIVQEYKLLKTDYMQMKVDYDLQRRDFQTLVERVDQTIGFLRIVSRRANGFAEWAADLRINFFSIRPHSDDLNRFLKMICRELGHFGKGKVVVETAQSSNPVQDTDDPIYPPGFTPRHMNATQSQTAQHYVAMNPLFDVPPPVPDIEQLEAQAKIQDMGQNENTPAKQKLDVLEERLRAIEGTDVYGNIDATQLCLVPGLIIPTKFKVPXFDKYDGSSCPRSHLIMYCRKMAAHIGNDKLLIHCFQDSLTGPATRWYIQLDNAHIHVWKDLADAFLKQYKHNIDMAPDRLDLQRMEKKSSESFKEYAQRWRDIAAEVQPPLTDKEMTFMFMNTLRAPFYDRMIGNATTNFSDIIVIGERIEYGIKHGRLIETSAEYGGLKKGATPKKKEGEVHAIGFPNLGNHKSTFGQRKHDQSFPSYISNVTHIPYNNYVPTHSPSGAPKLVNSNFSRPFVQGQGSKTNSETFRFDPIPMTYTELLPQLVHNRQLAPIPINPIQPPYPKWYDPNARCDYHAGGVGHSTENCLALKRKVQSLINAGWLSFKKAGEKPDVNNNPLPNHENSKVNAIDCFVGKCKNEVHEIRMPMETLFEGLFEAGYVSLEYLDPNIRYEGYDEGKRCIFHQGVAGHLSNDVILTVYEGQGKDEMKDNKICTLMGEVAKKENPFLPRPLTVFYQENRNKSSSCNPKQLIVEVPSPFKFKDLKAVPWRYDCQVITGPSVDNITGISGITRSGRCYKPDNLTAPSSSLTLGQGRKSEKRNVNEHDKEQDVEMSVTKDIECKKPVTDEAANEFLKIVKQSEYKIIEQMHNTPARISLLSLFLNSEPHRKVLLDILNKAHVGHDISVEKFSGIIGSITSSNSIVFTDDEIXPEGLGHIKALHIQVKYKDYVIARVLVDNGSALNIMPKSTLLKLPVDMSYIKSSTMVVRAFDGSRREVIGDIELPIKIGPCTFNIVFQVMEITPTYSFLLGRPWIHSAGVVPSTLHQKLKFIVGSKMICLMGEEDFLITKPISTPYVEATEEALECSFRSFEIAHATMMEATAGEVIKSHMPKVTTKRMMRSGGYGLNQSLETLLNTPSNEGRFGLGYMPNVYDKIRLQKEKKKRCLEKQGMMVFDPSLKFIPALYDTFKSAGISYSSRDSDSKHCLLTKMESLSIAAVAQEASFEDETVYACPPNFELNNWDVFLSCILQIKHKSPNFFIDNIHKNEDVSNSSSTLDTLIYTMESDKESDDENAGRISSELLRLVEEEDKVLGPHQELVEVINLGSQEESKEVKIGTSMTSETRKKIINLLREYSDIFAWSYQDMPGLNTDIVVHRVPLKPECNPVRQKLRKMKPDILIKMKEEVQKQIEAGFLIVSKYPEWVANIVPVPKKDGKVRMCVDYRDLNRASPKDNFPLPHIDMLVDNTAGYSTFSFMDGFSGYNQIKMAEEDREKTTFITLWGTFCYKVMPFGLKNAGATYQRAMVTLFHDMMHKEIEVYVDDMIAKSKANEDHTTILQKLFDRLRKYQLKLNPSKCTFGATSGKLLGFIVSEEGIKVDPDKVKAIMDMPSPETEKEVRAFLGRLNYISRFISHLTPTCEPIFKLLRKNNPGKWNEDCEEAFNKIKQYLQSPPVLIPPAPGRPLILYLTVLEGSMGGVLGQHDLSGKKEHAIYYLSKKFTDYESKYSMLERTCCALVWTAHRLRQYMLYHTTWLISKMDPIKYIFEKPSLSGRIAKWQVLLSEYDIVYVTKKAIKGSALADHLAAQPVADYEPMSVDFPDENIFLVENDATDHETWIMLFDGASNELGHGIGVVLISPKGKVFPLTAKLCFECTHNIAEYEACIMGLQAAIDMSVKKLKVLGDSMLVIHQVKEEWETRDAKLXPYSQYIAKLSQNFEKISFDHVHREDNRMADALATLAVMFNLNLEYELYPIQITKRDAPAYCMNIENDNKPWYFDIKQYIKCREYPYGASKNXKRTIRRLAMNFFLSGEVLYKRNHDMVLLRCVDVEEAKQIMIEIHEGICGTHANGHTMARQILRSGYYWTTMESDCIKYARECKKCQIYMDRIHAAASPLHVLSAPWPFSLWGIDVIGPIDPKASNGHRFILVAIDYFTKWIEAASYCNVTRGVVLKFIKKELICRYGLPEGIITDNAKNLNNKMMDELCEKFKINHRNSTPYRPKMNGAVEAANKNIKRIIEKMTTTYKDWHEILPFALHGYRTSVRTSTGATPFSLVYGMEAVLPLEVEIPSLRVLMEAKLDEAEWIRGRYEQLNFIEEKRLTALSHGQLYQKRLMRAYNKKVHPRSFREGDLVLKRILPFLKDHRGKWTPNYEGPFVVKKAFSGGALLLTNMDGVELKNPVNSDYVRRYYA